The DNA window CTGAGTTTGATCATCTGTTTCAGCTTCCAACTTATTTGATTTCTCTGGGATATTCTGAGATGAGCCCTCAATCTTACCTTCCTGCATTTCTGAGGAATATGAAGATTTGTCTGTGTTTCCAGATGTATCTTCTGGTCCAATGCTACAAACTAGTGTGTGTTCGGAATCGGTACCAACAACTTGACTTTCTTCACATTCCATGCTACCACCATGAGATTCatcgttttctttttcaaacttttttgatTCATCCATTGCTACTGAGATGTCACAAGAACTCTTCTTAGACGAGCCCTCAATCTTATCCGCCTCCATTGTTAGAGAACATGAAGACTGGCATATGTTCTCCAAAGAATTTTCAGGCCCGGTCATAGGAAAATCAGATACAGCCAGTTGGTTGCTACTTTCAGTTTCAGACTGTTTTGCTTCCTCTAGAGCAAGCAAGACGCAATGAGAACTTTTCTCATTTAAACAATTAGCGTTTTCTGCCTTTGTTTCTGAGACAGATGGCACACAACTGTTTTCCAAAGAAGTTTCATGCACAATTCCACCAACCTCAGATACTATCATTTGACTGCCCTCTTCAATTGCAGATGGTTTTGATTGCTTGGCTACTGAGCTGTCATCTTGGTGGTTCTCAGATGATCTTGCAATCTCAGATTCCTGCATCCATATGCCCGTGTTAGTTTCAGGCACAACTCCATCTACCTGAGATGGATTTACTTGAACCTCATTATTAGTAGCAGACCCTTTAGATGTCTCTAGTACTACTGAGCGGCCAAATATATCCTGCTCAGAAGAGCCCTCAACCACTGGTGCCTCTGATACCAAGGAAGATCTTGGCGAAACCATGTTCTCTGATACATTTTCTCGTACCAAAGTCTCAGCATGAGATGCATCTAGTTGCTCGCCTGCTTCAGCTTCTGACCCTCCTGAATTTTGAACTATTACAGATGAACAAAGCGCACCCTTCTCAGATGAGCCCTCAACCTGACCTTCCTCTATTACAAGAGAAGATGGTAAGGGATCCACAATTTCTTGTACACTATCAGACACCTTCTGCGAGCCCTTCTGATCATCATTTTCAACTTCAGATCCCTTTGCTCCCTCTGGCACCACCAAACAGCAAGCCACATCATTCTCCAAAATGCCATTGATGTTTTCTTCTGCTTCCAAGGAAGATTGGGGTAGAACCATGTGTTCTGGTCTAATTTCTGGAATGATAACATTAGCATTAGATACATCCATTTTACTGGCCATTTGAGCCTCAAACCCCTTTGATGTTTCTGGTTCCATTGAGCTGCCAGCTAAACCCTGCTCAAATGGTCTACTGTCCTTTTCTTCCTCCCTTGCCAGTGGGGACGAGGGTAGAACCAAGTTTTCTGACAAATCTTTTGGCACAAACGCACCAACCTGAGAATATTCTGCTTCGTTACCTGCTTCAGATTTGCGTGGTTCCTCCAGTACTACTGAGCTTCCAACAAGATCATTCTCACATGGGCCATAGGTATTTCCTCTGAGTGGAGAAATACTTTGCAGCACAATCCCACCAAACTGAGAAAAAGAATCCTTTCGATGACTGGCTCCAGCTGCAGGACTGTTTGGCTCTATCTTGTTGGAAGAAGACGGATATTTAAGAGAAGAGGCCTGGTAATAGCATTTTATTAGTTACCAACTGAATTAATGCACAAAAATtgatacaaggaaaaaaaacatcatacatCAATAGAGCAAGTTGTTAATCACCCACAAAGAAACAACACTCCCACGCATGCACAAACTCCAAAATAGCCCTTCCTAGATCCTATGTTATTAGTAAAGCCCAATGACCCTCACTGAAAACTGAGTGTTTGCAATGCGAATGACTAACAGTAGATTTAAAGAACAGGCTAAAACTATCCCTAGACTTCAAGCAAACACAAACTcaaatataaaaccaaactgCCCCTTAAGTAATCTGCAAGTCCAATTAGGCACAAACCatcataaagaaaaggaaactgcACATGGAACAAATAATGGGCAAGTCAGAAAGTAGAACAGAGAGTTATGACAATATAACTAAATGATATGAAACTCTAAACCCTTAAGCAGTGAAATGTTTAGGCAAATGTAACTTTTCTGTAACCAAatatctattaaaaaacaaatcaaagaaaaaccgCCATATGTGGTAACAAGTCACCTAAGAAGAAACAAAGAGAAACCCCAAATGGTGTTGGAAAAAAACCAACACCTAAGAGGAGAACAAAGAGAAATGTCAGAAGTTTGAGGGGTCCTATGCAATATTGCCAAGTCTAGTGGACACCTCATTAGAGAcaatttacctttaaaaaaaaacctcatccaAGAATTAGAAAGATAAGCAGATGCTGTCCCTGTCTAAGGAAAATCGAGATAAGAAAAACaacagaataaaaaacaaacctctGATACAGCAGGATCAATTTGCATTTTGCAGACCTCCTCACCCTCAACCTTGGTTATATCAACCCCCAATTGAATTTGAGTTTTAGCTTCATCATCTCTGATTTCTAGAGAAGAATCAAGAGACTCTTTCACAGAAGGCTTATTACTGCTTCTAGATACACTATCAGCTACACTTAGGATATTTCTTGAATCTGAATGATCTGCAACAGGAGTAACAGCCCCTAAGGAAAAATAATCAGTATAATCAGGTTTATTGGAAATTGTATGATTTCCAAGGCTAACAACATGTGGAGAAGACTTAGGAGATGCTTTTGAAGCCTCCATTCTGTTTCCAGAGTCACTCCTAGGGTGTTCTGTTACATCTGAAACAGATATGGTAACCATGGGAGGATCACCACCATCACCAAGAAGACCTTCAGGAGCAGGTCTCTGAGAAGTAATATTGTCCCTGTCACCAGCATCAAGAACTGAATGATTGGCTTCCATAGTACCTCCCGTGATTGGGTTTTCAGTGGAAGCCCGTATCAACTCTCTCATTTTTTCAACACGGCCATGACTGGTCTTGATTTCAAGCATAGAGGGATTGATTTCAGAAGTAGGAGCCTTACCCAAAGCAGGAGTATGATCCCCTTCCATCTTGACACCATCTCCAAACCCAGGCTGTTTAGAATCATCAATTGAACTCCCCATGACTGGAACTGTAGCTTCTAAAATTGACACAGCGGATAGTGCTTTACCCTCTAAGCTTTGGTTTTTTGCCACCTCCACAGACATCTTACTTGAAACAGGGGCACTTCTAACTTCAACTGTAGAAGAgtcaccaattttattttttgaagagcAAGTCTCAGAAAATATCTCCTTCATCACACGAGCAACATCAGTTACATCAGCAGTCTGAATTCGGCCAACAGCCAGAATCCCACtagcttcttttctttttggatctTGACTAACTAAACCACTGGGAATATGTGCTTCCTAAAAgtgaaaagcaaaagcaaaaacaaaaacaaacaataaatattaaatatgaaacAGCATGTAAACAAAATATAACACTGATTTACTGTTAAAGAGTAGATGGAATACAGCtaatacaaagaaaaacaaatgcccTATTATACTTAGGACACAATATAATAGcaataaatatattcaattgTATCAACTCTAAATTGATATGATAGGGATACAATTATATATCACTATGATagcaaataattatattgtattgtACCAAATCACCAAATTACAAAATACCTGAACAACATTCTTCAACTCCTTGAGTTCATTTCCTTGCCCACTCCTCAAGGATATGACCTTGCTCCCTAATGAATCTCTGGACTTATTTTGCATTTGCATTTGAGGATTTACAATGGGATCCTGACCAATTGAAGCATCCACAGCAGGTGAAACTGAACCCTGTTTCTTACCTCTTCGTCTAGGTGCTTCCCCTCTGGTAGGAGCTTTATGACCTTGCCTTTTAACTTGCATGGCTTCAGGAGTGTTAGATTGAAATACTGGAGTAACAGAAGGATAAGATGAAATTGGCTGAGAGCTGGAAGTAATCTTTGGAGCAAGCTGATGCACAGTTTTGCAAACACCTTCTACAGTGGCAGAATGGAGTAATGACTCAGTTGCAGGATAAACCACTGGGGAAGGGTTATCCTCTGAGCTTTGATTCTGGACCACCTCTGCAAAGCGCTTACTTAATTGAGGTGTAGACAGGATAACTCCACTTTCACTCCCAGAAACTTCAAGTACTTTAGCTTTTGAAGAGCTATTCACTGCTGAAACCTCCTTTGTCACAGAAGCTACATCATGCATATCAACACCATGTATTTGTCCAGAAGATCCTGCACAAGCTTTGAGTTCTTCGATTTCAGTATGCAAGAAATTATCAATTGTTTCCATCACATCAATTTCAATTCCATTTAGATATCTATAAATCTTACCCATAGATCTGGTAATACCATCATGCGTTGTAAGAGTGCTGGCTGGTTGCCTATGCTGGGCTACATCATCCAAATGCTCAGTTGCTTTTTTATCCTGGCCAACTTCTTGGGACACTTGCTCCTGGTTAACATCTCTTTCCAGAGCATCATTCTGTTGGTTACTAACCATGAAAATAGCTTTACTTCCTGATTCCCCAGATTTATCCTGTGACAACGTTGGATTGGATTTTGAAAGCTGACTGTCTGAAGCATCTGGAACAGAAGGTGATACTGGCAcctctttctttcctttgcGTCGAGTTGTTTCAGTGCCACTTTGAGTCTTTCGGTTTTGCCCTTTGACTTGCATAGGAACTGAAGAACTAGGAACTATGGATTGAATGGTAGGGGAGATAGAAGGGTTGGGAGGGTTTGGTTGAGAATCCAAAGCAGTCCCAGGCCCAGAATTATGAGTGGCTGCACTAATACCCTCTACAGCAGCAGCAGGAAAATTATTAGGATGTTGTGGCATGGGAGCACTAGAAACAGTTCCACCCATGGCAATTACTGATGGATTGACAGATACATTCTGTGATTCATCATTTATATTTGGATCAGGAACAGCAGAACTTGAAGTGGTGGGTGAAACAGCCACTTGATTCTTTCCTCTGCGCCGTGGTGTTTGAACTGCACCTTGAACCTTCCGTCCTCGACCTCTTGATTGCAATGGCACAGAAAGGGGAGCAGTAGTGATTTGTGAGCTAAGTGCAACAGAAACTGGAGTGGTTGGCTGAGCACTGGGAGCAATCCTTGATCCTAAATGAGGAGTGGCTCCACTATTACCTTCTAAATTAGGAACAGGAGAAGAATCAAGAGATGTTATTGAGGAGCCAGACTCTATTCCCTTCTGTAACTCCACATCCACTTTGCCAGTTTCAGGAGGTACTGAGAGTACCATCACAGCTGGAGATTTATCTGAAGTTGCTCTTCTCGGCCTTCCACGCCCCCGTTTTGATGGAGTTACCTCTTTGCTCTGCTGCAGCAGGAGAGGCTCCACAGGAGGTGGCAGCGGTGGCAGTTGTGGTGGAGCTTGAGGTTCTGTGCAACCAATAGCCAATAAAGACCCACTAGCCTCTTTTGGCAAGTTCCTCTCTCCTGTTTCTTCTTTCACCTTAGGAGAGTCTGGAGATTCAGCCTGACAAATCTTCTCAAATTCCTCTTCTGTCCATTGCTCTTCATAAGAGCGTACCTATCGAAGTGAAagacaaaaattaagaaaaagggaTAGTGAAGGCATAACATGCTAACATGTTAGATGGCACATGCTAGGACCACAAGAGTCAAATATAAACGATAAACCTCTCTAGCTCGTTTGCCCCTTCCATAATGTTGAGTATCAAGGCCCCCAACATGCTGCCCCTTACGCTTCGCCCCTGCATTGGATTCTACCCCAGCCTTTGGCATATCATACAACTTCATTGCTTCATAGAGTGCTTTCAAGTCATCATCTGTTACAAGGCGTGAAGGCAAAGGTGGTAGAGGTTCCAAAGCATCCATCCCTTGACCCGATAACAAACTCTTCCATGTTGTCTGCAGAATTAGAAGTTTTATTTAGTTGATGAACCAGAGCAGTTAAGCCATGAAGGCAGGCATATTTTAACCATACCATCTCTTGATCCCGCCTTTGTTTGTCAACTGATTCAAATACATCAATCTCTGATTCACTGCCAACGTAAgttttaataaatatgaaaatttcaACTTGACaatataattcaacaaaaagGCAATGCAATTGATAGCACAAATAATACAGACCGCTTCCCAAAGTAAAGTAGGCCAAAATAGGTACATCAACAGGGAAGGGATTTCAGGATTCCATcgtattcaaatttcaaatccaAAACAATAATTAGCCCTTCCAAAAGGACAGCTAAGATGGCAACTAGTGATTAAACATGGCCTTTAAAAGTAGAATGGTCAGAAATAGTAACCAAGGAAAAATTCCTCCTCTTATTTAAGTTGAAATGTTATTCAGAAAGCTGCACTTATTTACATGAGCACCCCCACTTTTTGAGACAGTGAATTATCTTAGCTCTACAATGACTCACCTTTCTTTTTACCCAACATAACGTATTTGCATAGGAAACCAGAGGATACATCTTATTtgctgataataataataataataataataataaaaaggctTTACAGTGCCACTGGATATCAGCTAGAGAAACTAATTTAGAAGCCCCAGAAGCAAAGCAACATAAAGATGCAGAAGGAACTAATGCCAGAGGCCTCTCCATTGATCAGATACGATGAGATGCAGTGAAAGGAAAACACATTTGAGTCTATCATGGATCATTTATTTGTTATAcgaaaatcttaatttattcaatcatgGACAAAAGGAATAGATAAGTGAATTCAAAAATAGTTTGTTTACATTGAAGCCTAAACATCATTTCCGTACAATTTCTAGCCACCCCGAATGAATCATATTTTTCAACTATGTGGACAAGCtatatataaattctaaaatacaaATGAGCAGCAGCTTGTAAACCATACTATATTATGTGGGTTACCAGTCACAAGAAAATAGAATGCTGACTGACAAATACAACAGCCTTTGAAAAGGATTTACCTGCGAGCTAAGAGATCATTTAGAGCATCATCATCTAAAACAGGGGTAGCCTCCTCTTTCTTGCATTCACGCAGAAGGGACTCCAAGTATTCCCTTCGATCTTCTGCACTGTAAAAACAAGACAGAAATTTCCCCTGGAGCATCAGTTAAAAACCCTTTGGAATAATTTTAAAGAGCAAGCACTTGAACAAATATTCCCGTTAACCTTGTATTATTGTCAAAGAAACCAGCAGTAATGCTCTGATTAGCAACTCCCAGTTTATGCTCAGCAGAAGCTCTGACTTGTTCTTCAACAGTTTGGACCTTACGACAATTAAAATGGTTGAAAAcaagttaaaagttaaaaattaaaaaacatgcctCACCTTCCACAGTCCTTGTGAAATTCAAGATCCAGGGTTCACAACAAGAGAAATCAGGCATTCCTAGcattcactattttattttcctctcGATCTTTTTGCTTTGATTCTTGAACTTTCAAGCCCAAAATCAAAACTGAATTAATTACACATAAAAGATGAATTATCCTTGAATTACTATTTCATATCCCTCTCAATCTAATGTTTAGTTCCccaattaatgaaaaatcattcaGAAATTATGCCAATTTACTCCCTTTAGAAAAACCTAAAAGGAAAGATGAGAACAGTGTATTACCGATATTTAGAACCTATGATCAGGCCCTTTGATCAAGTATAATTTAGATGTCGACAAGGCATAAATGGAAGCACCACAAATActtctataaaaaaacatgaaatttccTACATGGATGCTCATTCCGCTCCAGAGCATCGGCATTTAGACACTGCTCTGAAATAATGATAtccaaacttaaaaaaagaaaaagaagaaaggaggaAATGAAGGATACCACCAAAGacattctaaaagaaaaaacagtatGGCCTGCCCCCCCTGAGAAAGGACAAAGGTTTGGGGGGGGGGATCTTCTTTCAAATCacatagcaaataaaaaaagagaggaaagagtAGGTATTCAATACCTAAGTAGTTTATCAACTCcttgattcttttttgttttatttaggtTTTCCTAGGGACTGGCAAAAGTACTATTTGTCATCTGATGCATTCcagcaaaagaaagaaatggcaTTTATGAGATCAGTCCAAACCCTCAGCTGCCATTGTGAAAGAAAACTATGCTGGTACTGATCATTTTCAAGTCTCGTGAGGCCATGCACCCAGCCTCTCCAGTTTGACATTAATTCATTAGAAACCAGAGTcggttataaaaaaatctcaaatgttCACATTTCCAAAATCAGAAAATCAATATGCACTAGCCTGAAAAGACAACACAAGAAAGGAGAGAATTACTGTTTCAAATCGAAGAACAAGCACGTCCCTCTTCTGGCCAATCCTATGAGCCCTTGCTTGAGCTTGAAGATCAACCTGACAAGGTACCAACATAAACTAGACCAGTTTAGAATCAGTAACCTagatagaaaacaaatcaaggtGTTGCAACTTCATTTATGACCTGAGGATTCCAATCAGTATCAAATATGATCACAGTATCAGCAGCTTGAAGGTTCACTCCAACACCACCAGCCCGAATGCTAAGTCCATATATTTAAAATGTCAGGCTTatggaaattaattaaacataagCATGAAAACACACATGTATTCAATATGCCAGGGCACATCAAAAGGTTTTTGAGATTTAATGTAATTTACTATTAACACGCAATCATAGTAATAAGAGTGAAACAATGAACTGTACAAGCTCCGCTGAAATGCAATGTCTCGTTGCATAACCAACCAATCAACCATTTCATTTGCATCACAACCATTAACAAGACTAAAAAATCCCTACAAGTGTGTGCACGTGCCAAATGGTTACAATATACATGGATTACCTCCTCCAATATCCCATCTCCATGTGCACTCTCTCTTTTAAGAAGGAAGGAAACACAATGCAAATTATTAAACATCCCGAAACCAAAATTTCCTACCTGCAATTTGCCAACCTCCAATTTCCTGCCTCCACAATAGATAAATAGCTAGACAAACAATGTCTAGTATAATTTTGAcgttggaaataaaaaaattatccctcTTTCTATCTCAACCTCATCCAATTTTCTAACCTTGGCATGACTACTATACTACCATGCCCTGGTAAACACCAAAAAAGAACCTAAATATCAAGCATACATGACACATGACTCgccaataaaaacataaaacaggGAAAATCTGGTTGGTTACACAGAAATATCTAAATATCAAGTACATATGAAAAAATGATCACCtgagcaagaaaataaaatatggagAATCTTGTTGGTTAAAACGGTCAATGAGCGAACCACGGTCACCTCCCGAGGTATGACCATCCAAGCGAAGGTATCGATACTGTTTCCAAGTGAGATACTCCTCCATAACATCAAGCAGCCTGGTCAttgtggaaaagaaaagaacctgTATGGATCCAGCAATTGGCAAATCCTCAATACTGGAAAATTAACAGATTCAAAACTAAAGCCCATGGTGATAGGAGTACTTGAAAACCAACAGAGCTTTCATTtatgaagaaaacaacattGAGATGTTTAGCATGCATTtcaacaaaattaagaaaaaggtAATAGGAAAAAGTCTAGAAGCACCCTAATATTCACCCTACAGCAAAATGGTTATAATCCTGCCAGGCACTGGTTCAATTTActcaagaaacaaaataaacttcTAGCAAACATTAAGTAGCAGATTTAATACAAGAATACCCATACCCGATGGTCTGTTGCTTTCAATTTGGGTAGCAAACGATCTAGCATCTCAAGCTTTCCACAAAGTCTAATAATTGGTGGCAGAAAATGCTTAGGTATCAAAGTATCAACCTGCAAAAGGTAATTTCATATTGAGGTTAACGAGAGAAGAAGCAAACTGGTATCAAAATGGACACATAAGACCTTTAACCCAGATTCAGCTCCCAAAAGGAACAATAAAAAGGGCACGGGAAGTATTTTCACAAAGAAAGACAGAACTCATCATAAcagaattttattttccttcttccttgagtattatatcaattcaaataagtcaaaataaacagaaaaagaGAATGCCTCATCCGCATGAAGCTGGCTAAGGTATGGGTGATTGCATATGTTACGAAGCTCCATAACTGAGTTGTGCACTGTTCGAGCCTGCAAAAGATGGGTCTTCTACAGTTAAATAATGGTAATAGTTTTTAGCAGTTACTGTTCATGGAGTACAACCATCAAAAAATGAGGGAACAAAATGCATGTATGTAGGAGACCTTTGAATTTCCAATTGAGCCAAGATTCTCTTCCACTCTCTTCATAAGAAGCTTCTGGTATGCAGAAGCCTCGCACCGAACAAGTCTCTCAATCTTCTCAGGCAGTTGATTCTCAACCTAACAAATGAATTTGAGAATGCAAGCAAAGATGTGAGAATAAATCCCAACACCAAATGTTTCATGtctaacaagaaaaagaaaatccctTGTGATATTTGCTATGCATGCATTCAGATGTGCCAGTGTATGCAATATACAATAATTTTAAGGACCTTGTGTTTCAGTCTCCGAAGTACAAATGGTCGAAGAACTTGGTGGAGACGGTTTATGATCAACAAATTTTCCTCCTCCGAAAGTAAGGCCTACACATGCACACAGCCAGTGATGGTTATATAAGAAATTTGACagaatatcaacaaaaaaagcACCCAGTACAGTGaaacatctttaaaaaaaaaagtagaacaGGTCAAAAGGCTTACTTCATCGGCTGAATTATCACCATTACTCTGAAATGGTTTGTTGAACCACTGAGAAAAATCCTCTGCTGAGTTAAATATGTTAGGTAGCAAAAAGTTGAGTAGTGCCCACAATTCCTCAAGATTGTTCTGCACGAGagaacaataaaattgaattagatAGTAAAATCTGCAGAAAATTATCAAAGGAGGAATGTACAAGGCATGATTCTGTAACAAGAGAAGACACTTTGCATATGTTAAACCAATGCACTCGAAGAATATAAACAATCAATCCAAGAAATAGCAGAACTGAGAGGGGAATTTTGTTACCTGTAGTGGTGTTCCAGTTAATAACAACCTGTGAGAACTCTGATAATGCCTCAAGTCAGCATTCAATTTGCAAGAAGCATTCTTTATGCGATGGCCTTCATCAATTATTATATAGCGCCAATGTATCTTGCTCAGTTTCGGTCTATCGTGTTTGTTCATCAGATATTCATACGTTGTCAGAAGGACATTGAATTTTTGATGCACAATCTTTTCcctgaaaaaaaacaatgattgcACTTACACTTGCAATTCAATAATCCAGACTGCAAAAAGATATGGAGAGTCTCATTCCTATTTGTTATTACTTAAATAGCCTGCGCCTCTCCTCCGGAGGCCCAGAATAGACAATTTTGTGGATTCCAGGTGCCCAGAAATTGATTTCAGTCTCCCAGCCAGGTAAAACTGAAGAAGGTACAACCACCAAGAAAGGCCCTCtatcattttttgtttccaTTAAGTAGCAAATTAGAGAAATAACctaccaaaagaaaagaatgactAGATCATTGGCATATACAGCTAGGAAACAGTATGACAGTAAATAGGAAGAAAACTGATct is part of the Populus alba chromosome 10, ASM523922v2, whole genome shotgun sequence genome and encodes:
- the LOC118034563 gene encoding uncharacterized protein isoform X2 yields the protein MASSQSSQNVELEAAKFLHKLIQDSKDEPAKLATKLYVILQHMKSSGKEHSMPYQVISRAMETVINHHGLDIEALRSSRLPLTGGTQMGDSSTAQYGGSSLAVGVGKDSKAGLAENEISKVDPSASSRPPAGPSSAGHDYYQGSGTQRSSQSFDHESPSSLDTRSANSQSQERGANQKDGKKAVAKRKRGDSSLHSEMHVDNPQQLDPRNTIVNPRKGKMNKVDSPGSYAVRGGENTSFNKVPSSGQLEVSSSYVSAGQQQGGSFSSAHESLTSRCMWNQNKAGLPLERSQVPRFSSNAVSGNATAEITLQQSAISSLGSSAFSKVHGGMPATSYPAGPMGEPGFAGLVQYGGSEHQKHGLAKGAVASSAEKTSEGFFSANRVDDFPTSLSTGKILENDGGSSNMFAESNKIIQGGRQSSNSELTMIRSTPPRDVGKSPVSQGSVSPGMPFNEQQLRQLRAQCLVFLAFRNVLPPKKLHLDIALGNVVPKDGGTLDGPRKELTDHKGKAQSSNEPTNIPEVLMACGRLNNAKEFDKVLPGLGGRFLDENCASKEADKLKMMEDKSGLPSDPSMLADERKYLYSTRKLDAEIQRREAMESQAVFTNAMQQPDSARGGLPLSNPVDSMGNAFLQVGKTDHVSSATFINKQAIPEAVSWTRIGSQSLPSGSIQLGLVPDRKDNAPSQFHNLGNSNASDDSKFEFQTRYALDACKVVSVDVSLRNDVSFTTEQDDDDKSAASTDSPPSPKYTMLEKWIMDQQRKKLLTKQGWVLKQQKTKQRIATCFDKLKETVSSSEDISAKTKIVIELKKLQLLELQRRLRSNFLNDFFKPITNDMDRLKSYKKHKHGRRIKQLERYEQKMKEERQKRIRERQKEFFAEIEVHKERLEDVFKIKRERWKGVNKYVKEFHKRKERTHREKIDRIQREKINLLKINDVEGYLRMVQDAKSDRVKQLLKETEKYLQKLGSKLQEAKSMASRFENDMDESRHAAVVEKNETSVENEDESDQAKHYMESNEKYYLMAHSVKESIAEQPTCLLGGKLREYQMNGLRWLVSLYNNHLNGILADEMGLGKTVQVISLICYLMETKNDRGPFLVVVPSSVLPGWETEINFWAPGIHKIVYSGPPEERRRLFKEKIVHQKFNVLLTTYEYLMNKHDRPKLSKIHWRYIIIDEGHRIKNASCKLNADLRHYQSSHRLLLTGTPLQNNLEELWALLNFLLPNIFNSAEDFSQWFNKPFQSNGDNSADEALLSEEENLLIINRLHQVLRPFVLRRLKHKVENQLPEKIERLVRCEASAYQKLLMKRVEENLGSIGNSKARTVHNSVMELRNICNHPYLSQLHADEVDTLIPKHFLPPIIRLCGKLEMLDRLLPKLKATDHRVLFFSTMTRLLDVMEEYLTWKQYRYLRLDGHTSGGDRGSLIDRFNQQDSPYFIFLLSIRAGGVGVNLQAADTVIIFDTDWNPQVDLQAQARAHRIGQKRDVLVLRFETVQTVEEQVRASAEHKLGVANQSITAGFFDNNTSAEDRREYLESLLRECKKEEATPVLDDDALNDLLARSESEIDVFESVDKQRRDQEMTTWKSLLSGQGMDALEPLPPLPSRLVTDDDLKALYEAMKLYDMPKAGVESNAGAKRKGQHVGGLDTQHYGRGKRAREVRSYEEQWTEEEFEKICQAESPDSPKVKEETGERNLPKEASGSLLAIGCTEPQAPPQLPPLPPPVEPLLLQQSKEVTPSKRGRGRPRRATSDKSPAVMVLSVPPETGKVDVELQKGIESGSSITSLDSSPVPNLEGNSGATPHLGSRIAPSAQPTTPVSVALSSQITTAPLSVPLQSRGRGRKVQGAVQTPRRRGKNQVAVSPTTSSSAVPDPNINDESQNVSVNPSVIAMGGTVSSAPMPQHPNNFPAAAVEGISAATHNSGPGTALDSQPNPPNPSISPTIQSIVPSSSVPMQVKGQNRKTQSGTETTRRKGKKEVPVSPSVPDASDSQLSKSNPTLSQDKSGESGSKAIFMVSNQQNDALERDVNQEQVSQEVGQDKKATEHLDDVAQHRQPASTLTTHDGITRSMGSSGQIHGVDMHDVASVTKEVSAVNSSSKAKVLEVSGSESGVILSTPQLSKRFAEVVQNQSSEDNPSPVVYPATESLLHSATVEGVCKTVHQLAPKITSSSQPISSYPSVTPVFQSNTPEAMQVKRQGHKAPTRGEAPRRRGKKQGSVSPAVDASIGQDPIVNPQMQMQNKSRDSLGSKVISLRSGQGNELKELKNVVQEAHIPSGLVSQDPKRKEASGILAVGRIQTADVTDVARVMKEIFSETCSSKNKIGDSSTVEVRSAPVSSKMSVEVAKNQSLEGKALSAVSILEATVPVMGSSIDDSKQPGFGDGVKMEGDHTPALGKAPTSEINPSMLEIKTSHGRVEKMRELIRASTENPITGGTMEANHSVLDAGDRDNITSQRPAPEGLLGDGGDPPMVTISVSDVTEHPRSDSGNRMEASKASPKSSPHVVSLGNHTISNKPDYTDYFSLGAVTPVADHSDSRNILSVADSVSRSSNKPSVKESLDSSLEIRDDEAKTQIQLGVDITKVEGEEVCKMQIDPAVSEASSLKYPSSSNKIEPNSPAAGASHRKDSFSQFGGIVLQSISPLRGNTYGPCENDLVGSSVVLEEPRKSEAGNEAEYSQVGAFVPKDLSENLVLPSSPLAREEEKDSRPFEQGLAGSSMEPETSKGFEAQMASKMDVSNANVIIPEIRPEHMVLPQSSLEAEENINGILENDVACCLVVPEGAKGSEVENDDQKGSQKVSDSVQEIVDPLPSSLVIEEGQVEGSSEKGALCSSVIVQNSGGSEAEAGEQLDASHAETLVRENVSENMVSPRSSLVSEAPVVEGSSEQDIFGRSVVLETSKGSATNNEVQVNPSQVDGVVPETNTGIWMQESEIARSSENHQDDSSVAKQSKPSAIEEGSQMIVSEVGGIVHETSLENSCVPSVSETKAENANCLNEKSSHCVLLALEEAKQSETESSNQLAVSDFPMTGPENSLENICQSSCSLTMEADKIEGSSKKSSCDISVAMDESKKFEKENDESHGGSMECEESQVVGTDSEHTLVCSIGPEDTSGNTDKSSYSSEMQEGKIEGSSQNIPEKSNKLEAETDDQTQSSEMALANMSENIEGSSSSGMQEDKIEGSSLNVPEESNRLEAETDDQTQFGGMAVDKMSEKIEGSSLNVLEESNRSEAEIDDQAQCGEMALANMPEKIEGLSSLVMQEDKIEGSSLNVPESNRLEVEIDDQTQFGGMTLAKMSEKTEGSSLNVPEESNRSEAETNDQAQCGGMALVNMPEKIEGLSFSGMQEDKIEGSSLNVPDESNRLEAETDDQTQFGGIALAKMLEKIEGSSLNVLEESSRSEAERDDQAQCGGMALANMPEKIEGLSSSWMQEDKIEGSSLNVPESNRLEAETDDQTQFGGMALAKMLEKIEGSSLNVSEESNRSEAETNDQAQCGGMALANMPEKIEDVSFSGMQEDKIEGSSLNVPEESNRLEVEKDDQTQFGGMVLAKMSEKIEGSSQNVLEESSRSEAERDDQAQCGGMALANMPEKIEGLSSSWMQEDKIEGSSLNVPEESKRQKAETVTDDETQCDGMAPANMLPSSSLLEEKTDVLSEKDPAE